One genomic segment of Mycoplasmopsis agalactiae PG2 includes these proteins:
- the pth gene encoding aminoacyl-tRNA hydrolase, with translation MKLIVGLGNPGNEYRFTRHNAGFLAIDKICEKLNISLNKEKFNGEFAVSDGFILAKPLTYMNKSGDFVYSIASFYKINPSDIIVIYDDLSFSIGQAAIKIGGSSAGHKGIERLMSKFSSNDFKRIRVGIGVNSGTTIKDYVLSLFTKDEMIVVEEVLEKVADAAISLVYNDVNFVMNKFNTDNKKRVI, from the coding sequence ATGAAGCTAATTGTTGGTTTAGGAAATCCAGGCAATGAGTATAGATTCACAAGACACAATGCCGGATTTTTGGCAATAGATAAAATTTGTGAAAAACTAAATATTTCACTAAATAAAGAAAAATTCAATGGCGAATTTGCTGTTTCTGACGGATTTATTTTAGCTAAACCACTTACATATATGAATAAATCAGGTGATTTTGTTTATTCAATAGCTAGCTTTTATAAAATAAATCCTTCGGACATTATTGTTATTTATGATGATCTTAGTTTTTCTATCGGTCAAGCAGCTATAAAAATAGGCGGATCAAGTGCCGGTCACAAAGGAATAGAGAGATTAATGAGTAAATTCAGTAGTAATGATTTTAAAAGAATTAGAGTTGGAATAGGTGTTAATAGTGGCACAACAATAAAGGATTATGTGCTTTCTTTATTTACAAAAGATGAAATGATAGTTGTTGAAGAAGTGCTTGAAAAAGTGGCTGATGCGGCAATATCTTTGGTGTATAATGATGTAAATTTTGTTATGAATAAGTTCAATACCGATAACAAAAAGAGAGTTATTTAG